A stretch of DNA from Synergistaceae bacterium DZ-S4:
GCGGCGCACCTTCTTAGCCGCTGCAAGGGACGGGTAGTGGTGTCCGGCCTGGGCAAGTCGGGGCATGTCGGAAGGAAGACTGCAGCAACATTCGCATCGCTGGGGGTCCCGGCCTTTTTTCTCCATGCAACGGAAGGGGCCCACGGGGACCTCGGCATGGTCTGCCGTGAAGATCTGGGCTATTTCCTGAGCAACAGCGGCGAGACCAGGGAACTTATTGACATAATCCCATATTTTAAAAGGTTGGGGGCACCGATAATAGCAGTGACCGGAAACAACTCCTCCACACTTGCGAGGGAGGCTGACGTTGTTTTGAACTGCCACGTTGAATCGGAAGCCGATCCCCTCGGTCTTGCCCCGACAAGCAGCACGACGCTCCAGATGGCCCTCGGTGATGCTGTTGCTGGAATGGCGACTCTCCTCCTCGGTCTGGGGAAAGAGGATTTTGCCCTCTTCCACCCGGGCGGATCGCTTGGCAAAAAACTTCTCCTGAGGGTAAGGGATCTTATGGGGACCGGAGATAAACTCCCGGTGACAAAGGAATCCGCACTGGTCAGGGATGCGCTTTTTGAGATAACCA
This window harbors:
- a CDS encoding KpsF/GutQ family sugar-phosphate isomerase; the encoded protein is MDLPYEREEKKFSDEEMLKAGRNILQKEAEALVSAASRVSNELVSAAHLLSRCKGRVVVSGLGKSGHVGRKTAATFASLGVPAFFLHATEGAHGDLGMVCREDLGYFLSNSGETRELIDIIPYFKRLGAPIIAVTGNNSSTLAREADVVLNCHVESEADPLGLAPTSSTTLQMALGDAVAGMATLLLGLGKEDFALFHPGGSLGKKLLLRVRDLMGTGDKLPVTKESALVRDALFEITSKGYGATAVVNDDGKLVGVFTDGDLRRFIEREGVQGLDLPVHLGMTRTPRVISPERLAVEAVRIVEEWEVSALIAVEDDKPVGMVHIHEILKAGVA